The region aaaaatttgaatttttttcgaaaatctaGACTCACCTTCAGTTTGGCACTTCTCGTAGCTTGTGCACTTTTCTACTTCTCTAACCCGTACTGGATCGAAATGATATGATACGATTTATTATATACTGACccgataatgataattgtaATCATTCGGTCATAAAACATTTTGCCAAAGAGTTGACCTAATATTTATATGCCTCTTGATAGCTAGTCAGGCCGGAATTCGGTAATTCGACTCGAGACTCGTGAAaatattatggggtgaaaaaaACTGCCTTAAAGTGCACACTTTTCGATCAcgcataaaaatgaaataatagatcATCGATAATTTTCCATTATCTGAAAAAGGTTCTGGTCACTCATTGAAATATGGAAAGGCTATTTAAATGAGGTTTTCGCACTAAGACGAATCATCGCCGCAGCTGTGCAGTTTATCGGCAGGATTCGAGCCTAAAGCAGTGAAGTGATGATCCTCTGGTGGAGAGAAACTAATAGCAACAGTTTGACAAGTTCTGTTGACGTTTATACATGTCATTTGTCATGTTTTGTCGCCGTTACTAACTAATTATCGTGCACAGAGTTATGAATCTTTTTCCAATTCAAAGGGAAAATGAAGGCCTTAAAACTGAGGTTAGTAATAAAGTGAAATTGTGGGTTAATTGGTGTGAAAACGAGATCATGTTTTGTCCGATTGCACTATGTACCGCAATGGAcggatttgattgaaaatagttGTGTTATTTCTTTATGTAGCTTTCAATTTGCCAGAGGAAGTTAGACAGCAAATGTGAAGCTTTGCTGATACTTAGCGGAGAACTGGACCAATGTCGCAGTGAACGGGATCAGTTCAAATTGATGGCAGAACAACTACGTGAGCGATATCAAGATCTGAAAAGACAAGTTACAGGAAAGGTAGGTGTACTGTCCTATATCCCCAAAAAAATATCCTAATGGAGtttttatcattgatactggtttTATCCATCCACTATCAAACTGACCTGGCCCTATGACATGTTGGACACAGTAGAAATATCACTAAACAGTTTTTCGATATCCTCTTTATTGTATTGATTAATGAGTTGAATGTTTTggtatttacataataaagaGTCCTGGAGGAGGCAATAATTACTCGGAACCAGAATCTAATGAAGTCGATCGCTATGGTGGAAAGAATGAGGTAAATGAAAACTAAATGCTTCATTTTTACATTCGATGGAATGAAAATTTGTTGACGTTAAGAATTGACCTGTTCTGTTTGTAGAATCTATCGTTGAGGTTGTATCAATGTAAAGACGCAAATAAATGCCTTCAATTTGAAGTGGATGATTTGAAACAGAAATTAAACGATGCCCAGGGTGATATCAAGGTTAGTTCAATTAAACAAATGGTCATTAGTCTAGTAATGGAAGCTGTTGATTCTAAAACATCTCTAAGAGTAATTGCAACACCACATGTTTGTATTTACAGCTATTACGTGAGCAAATAGCTCGACAGAGAGTCGGTACAACAGATGAAGGAATGAATACTCGACATTTTCCTGCTTATGAGAGAGAAGATCTGGTGAAACAATTAGAGGCTAAACAGGAAAAGGTAAAATCTgcttgttctaaaatcagtgCGGGTTATTGGTTAGCGCTGTCCCCTGGGGAGATATTTATCCTCATCGCCTCTCTCTACCCAGTAGTAAATAGATACCAGGCCTGATAGATGATTCCTAAGCGTCGATTAGAGTTGTTCAGATGTTCTCCCTCGGTAGAGATGTATGATACATAGAGATAGGCTGGGGGTAATGATACCAACTCTGGATGGATTTAGCACTGTATAAGcctcatcattatcattattattattattgtcacATACTAGTAAGTTTTTGAGATGTATTTGATTATTGTCTGCTAGGACTCCTGAGTTGGTTTATCTATCTGAATTATTCAAGAGATAACCTCTGTACTGTGGGAATTGGATCACATcacattatttttcatttcacagTGGCTTATGCGGGCATAAAAAGACTGTGAAGGATTTAACTGTAAGGGTTTAACGTCAAGTTGGGCTCCACCAAATTTATGCCACAATAGTTAGCCTATTGGATATCATTGGAGTTAGAAGTGTAAATATGGACACTGCctatttatcatttattttgtagtaTAATAGTTTTTCATTACAAGCTTTTATATTTGTGGCTTATCATAAAAAATGcttcatttctaatttctagtTTCTACAATTGGAACGCGATTTACAGCAAGTTCTCGACGAAAAAGAGGAACTAGTGACAGAACGTGATACGTACAAGAATAAATACGATCGGTTGAATATAGAACTGAACTATGTGTTGAAAGGAGACGAAAAACGTATCGTAGATATCGATGCTATGTCAATGGAAAATAGGTATGTTAAACAAACACAGATAATCACGACTGAGTTCGTTAGAAATCACACGATAATTTCAGTGAAAGACGGAAAGTTCTTGATTAAATATGACAGTATATTTAGAGTTTTGGCCATAAACTAATAACAGGgcgtttcattgattttttgaGACAAAACAGGGAATAGATTTGgaatttgtcagttattacCATGGTTTTTACTATGATAGATGTCACCCAGGTTGATGGATATACTCGTAGGGGTAACTTAGATACCCAATCTATGAAACTGGTCCCTGGAAAATAGGAAGTCTTTCATTTGAGATTTGATATGTGCTTTCTTCCAGATACCTTAAAGAAAGACTCAATCAAATGGAAGAGGAGAAATCAATGGCAATGGCCACCGTGACGAAGTATAaaagtattttggagaaaaagaaaaatcgtaGCGGTATGAAAATTGGTCAGAACCGAAGTGGGGGAGTTGTAATATCACAGAAACAAGGTGAGTGTTATACTGGCTattatatttcacaatgtTATTGGATATTTATGGTGTATATATGGTTTCTAGTACAGCAGCTGTTGGATAGTACTACTAGTGTTCAGGTTACTGCTCAAGCGTTGTCTGATTTACAAGGTCTGGCGCGAGCTTTATTAGAATCTCTCAACGATAAAACATTGGCATTGTCTCACCAACGGAAAACTAACAAGTAAgtgtaaattgatatttacTGTATACCGGTACTAATGATACTTCTTGACCAACACTCATATCGTTGcaatattttcagaattttgggAACTCGCGTGGCTGAATTAGAGAAAAAGTTAAAAACTTTAGAAGTTTCAGGACTTTGGAATATTCCGGGTAAATTACGATCATGAATTATCTGAAATTTCTATTTGGGAAGAGATTATGAGTAACTGAATTATTCTCTGATTTGCAGGCAGAGCGCCGAGTCTGGAGAAAATGAGATTAGAATGCGATGAAATTAAGACATTGATACCAAACGCTGCTTTAGTGATCACCGGTGAACGTTCAGATGTTAGTACGGAAATCGGTAGTGATTTAGAGTTGAGCAGCTCTGAATCAACGCCTGAACACAGACTTACAAAAAACCATAACGCTGGCATCTGCCTGGAAGATTTAGATCTATTACCGACGAAAGAGGAAACATGTCAAGATGTTCAAGGTAAGAGAAACTTGTTTTGAATGTAGATCTGCCAACTTTCAGTATTTTGTCACTATTTTCATTGTCCTGATAAATACTGATTTGTTTAATCTGTACAGAAATGTGAAATATGTTACTGATCATCTCGCTTATATTGagtactgattaatttgaaaattttctttcatatttcaatgaaattttcctGGAAGAAAAATCAACTCGTTACTGCACTTTCCAGGGGTTGGCAGTCGTGTGATTGTCACGTGAAAAATTTCTAAACGATTTCATTGAAGAACTATTTATTCCGTTTATTTTAGATGCAGATTTGGACTCCGTTCTGTCACCTCTGATCAATCCATGTAATGATAAACTACCGATAATCTGTGAACGAGATTATAATTCGTCTAAAGACGATACGACGAATCCACACGACAATCATCCGCGCTCACACGACGAGGAGGTTATTCCTCAGAAGAATGAGGAACTTATAACTGATAATGATGAGGATGACGAGGAAAATTATGACAGCGGGGATGAACAACTGCAGTCACTGCTCGGTAAGGCTACGTCGAAACTAACATCGAACAATGAAACGTCTTCTCCTCAACGTCAGTGTAAAGACAGTAATGTGCCCAGTTTAATGGCGCGTTTACAACTATCGGAATCTCGAGCCGCGTCGGGTTCGATGAAACAAACTAGTGGATTAAACTCTAAAGAATCGTCTTTAGATGAATCAGCAGAATTACCGGAGATGGTATAGGGTAGTCAGTGCTGTATCTAGTCAAAGTATTATGTAACGCAACAAACATTGTTGACATATTTTTTTGTATGGAATAATGGAACATTCATTCCGTCTATCAATCTACGGTCCTTTTCAATTGTGGTCTTACAGAAGAGCAATTATCTGTTCTTCTCTTACGACAATCGCGTTTGGAAGTATTTGTCAATTCTACCGGCAGAAATCTTCTATAGAGAAGAATATTCCGTCTCCTGGAAGAGCGCAATTGAAAAGGCCCTGATAGAAacggttgaaatgaaaatggctGCTCCCACCCGTGACTGGTCTTACGTGGTGGATGATACCATATCGAATTGATGTAAGCACTGAGCTGGTTCACTCAGTCATATCTTGACGAACTAAATCGGCAAACTGAGTTGATCGATCTTAAATGAATTAGGGatttgtatgtatatgtatgtatatgtatgtttatgtatgtttatgtatgtgtatgtatgcatgtttgttattgttatatgatATGCTACCGCAGTGATGTGTTGATATTTCCATATCATTGAATCCTGTCACCCAGGAGTCTTGGGAGTCATGTGTTACCGACTGGACTATTGTCAGTGTGAGAGCTGTTACGAACAAGTTTGAACTTTTATCATTTGAATGCATTTCTAGTCAGAGACATCACAGTTGATAacgattgaatatttattcatcgTTCCATTTAACGTTATTATTacgtaacataaatatataattgtgcgaatattgtttatttatgaattattagaaaggTTTTGTTATTTGGGAGACTTCATCGTTCAGACCATGTTATTACTGATTGATAATATAGCCTAGTTTAGTAGGTCTATATAGACCTATAATAGATAGTGTAAGTTATTTAGACGCGTGATCTGAGGTTATTATACATGTTTGTGTCGATTGTTAATTCCGTTATTACAAAGGTTTAATCGCTCTAGATTATGTACGATAATGTGACATATtacgagtaaatttccaaaccAAACACATCGTATTTGTTCAGTGACATGGTAAATAAAatactattttctaaaaaaagcAACATAAATGCACTCTCGTTTGATTAATTCTGGTCCACAAAAGACGtcttttgatttcattttacgCCGTAACTCGTTCCAACTAAAGTTGATAACGCAGTGAAATATGACGAATAAAGGATTCTCGTTCCCTGGCTACTGGTCATTCGTAGAACTCTGTTCATTACGTTTTCTTGCACGGCCCTCTCTGGAAAGAGTAAAACAGCATGAAGGAATGGCATCCACCGTATCAGTGACTGGTTACGTGTATGATATCGGACCTTCTTGGCTCTCGTCCGTTGGGTCCAGTTTATCATTCCAAAGAGCTGCTGATAAATCACTTCCACACTTGCCAGTGGTGGCATTGCGAGTATACCCGACAACGCACGCGCAATAATGACCTCCTACTGAATTCCTGCAAAACTCATAACCTTTCGTGCAGTTATTCAGGTTTTCGGCGCATTCGTCAATATCTGTAACAGATATCAATTACCAGATAGtcaatacatgtttataatatTTTCTTGAGGAATGCCCAGAAAGGACGTACCAATACATAACTCATAACGCATGTCCCATTTGAAACCAGCATTGTCCGCTTCACAATCGCATGTATAGTTCATTCTATTCTTCACTAAATCATCAAAACTAGTATTTTCTTGGAATTTCACTTCACACGATGATGCAGATCCAATTCCATGGCACGGATTCTCGCAGTGGTTATCGGAAAAACAGGTTGCTTTATATTCGTCTGGTAGACGTTCTCTATCCTCTAAAGAGTTGAGTGTTACTGCCGCTTTCCGCTCAAATTTCTTGCCGAAACACGGATCTGAAAATGGATACAAAACTTTTATTCTGAGAGCATTCCATGAGAAAGCGCAGATTATATCAGTCATTTTTTTTGTTCCCCAAATACGAAATTCTCACAAATATTTGTTTCGGTAGAATTCGATCAAAACGGCACAGTTCTGCAGATTTCTGACGACTAACgtcatttt is a window of Tubulanus polymorphus chromosome 2, tnTubPoly1.2, whole genome shotgun sequence DNA encoding:
- the LOC141899657 gene encoding coiled-coil domain-containing protein 149-like isoform X2, which codes for MNLFPIQRENEGLKTELSICQRKLDSKCEALLILSGELDQCRSERDQFKLMAEQLRERYQDLKRQVTGKSPGGGNNYSEPESNEVDRYGGKNENLSLRLYQCKDANKCLQFEVDDLKQKLNDAQGDIKLLREQIARQRVGTTDEGMNTRHFPAYEREDLVKQLEAKQEKFLQLERDLQQVLDEKEELVTERDTYKNKYDRLNIELNYVLKGDEKRIVDIDAMSMENRYLKERLNQMEEEKSMAMATVTKYKSILEKKKNRSGMKIGQNRSGGVVISQKQVQQLLDSTTSVQVTAQALSDLQGLARALLESLNDKTLALSHQRKTNKILGTRVAELEKKLKTLEVSGLWNIPGRAPSLEKMRLECDEIKTLIPNAALVITGERSDVSTEIGSDLELSSSESTPEHRLTKNHNAGICLEDLDLLPTKEETCQDVQDADLDSVLSPLINPCNDKLPIICERDYNSSKDDTTNPHDNHPRSHDEEVIPQKNEELITDNDEDDEENYDSGDEQLQSLLGKATSKLTSNNETSSPQRQCKDSNVPSLMARLQLSESRAASGSMKQTSGLNSKESSLDESAELPEMV
- the LOC141899657 gene encoding uncharacterized protein LOC141899657 isoform X1; protein product: MNLFPIQRENEGLKTELSICQRKLDSKCEALLILSGELDQCRSERDQFKLMAEQLRERYQDLKRQVTGKSPGGGNNYSEPESNEVDRYGGKNENLSLRLYQCKDANKCLQFEVDDLKQKLNDAQGDIKLLREQIARQRVGTTDEGMNTRHFPAYEREDLVKQLEAKQEKFLQLERDLQQVLDEKEELVTERDTYKNKYDRLNIELNYVLKGDEKRIVDIDAMSMENRYLKERLNQMEEEKSMAMATVTKYKSILEKKKNRSGMKIGQNRSGGVVISQKQGECYTGYYISQCYWIFMVYIWFLVQQLLDSTTSVQVTAQALSDLQGLARALLESLNDKTLALSHQRKTNKILGTRVAELEKKLKTLEVSGLWNIPGRAPSLEKMRLECDEIKTLIPNAALVITGERSDVSTEIGSDLELSSSESTPEHRLTKNHNAGICLEDLDLLPTKEETCQDVQDADLDSVLSPLINPCNDKLPIICERDYNSSKDDTTNPHDNHPRSHDEEVIPQKNEELITDNDEDDEENYDSGDEQLQSLLGKATSKLTSNNETSSPQRQCKDSNVPSLMARLQLSESRAASGSMKQTSGLNSKESSLDESAELPEMV